In a single window of the Terriglobus roseus genome:
- a CDS encoding SDR family NAD(P)-dependent oxidoreductase codes for MEEKMPNRLDGKVVLITGAARGIGEAHARLFAAEGADVVLADVRRDLGAPLAKDIEVQGGRAIYVDLDVTRSEQWESAVKTAVSHYGKLTSLVNNAAIYSDKGLECTPPDLWSKILHTNLDGQWLGMLAAMPELLKNKGAAIVNVCSLFGNIGVPGSTAYQASKGGVRLLTKSVAMEYAKRGVRVNSVHPGSINTDFATGVVTDEKLNEMRTQIPMGRPGESIEVAYGSLYLCSDEASYLTGTELIIDGGWSVP; via the coding sequence ATGGAGGAAAAGATGCCAAACAGACTGGATGGAAAGGTCGTGCTGATAACGGGAGCCGCACGAGGAATTGGTGAGGCTCATGCCAGACTTTTCGCTGCTGAGGGAGCGGACGTAGTTCTCGCCGATGTTAGGCGCGATCTCGGTGCACCTTTAGCCAAGGATATCGAGGTTCAGGGCGGAAGGGCTATCTACGTTGATCTCGATGTGACTAGGAGCGAACAGTGGGAATCCGCCGTCAAAACGGCGGTCTCACACTACGGCAAGCTCACGAGTCTCGTGAATAATGCGGCTATTTACAGCGACAAAGGCCTAGAGTGCACGCCACCCGATCTGTGGTCCAAGATCTTGCACACGAATCTCGATGGGCAGTGGTTGGGAATGCTTGCGGCGATGCCCGAACTGCTGAAGAATAAGGGCGCCGCGATCGTGAATGTCTGTTCGCTATTCGGCAACATCGGTGTGCCGGGATCGACGGCATACCAAGCATCGAAGGGCGGGGTGCGTCTTCTGACGAAGTCCGTCGCGATGGAATACGCGAAGCGCGGAGTTCGTGTGAACTCGGTCCATCCGGGATCCATCAATACCGACTTCGCAACCGGAGTTGTGACCGACGAAAAACTCAACGAGATGCGAACGCAAATCCCGATGGGTCGACCTGGCGAGTCGATAGAAGTTGCATATGGATCTCTCTACCTCTGCTCTGACGAGGCAAGCTACCTGACCGGCACAGAACTCATCATCGACGGTGGGTGGAGCGTTCCGTAG
- a CDS encoding NAD(P)-dependent alcohol dehydrogenase — MTPTHGYAVHSSTTAAAPFDFERRKLGSSDVLIDIEFCGVCHTDIHQARNDWGNAIYPMVPGHEIVGTVSAIGSSVTKFKVGDKAAVGTFVDSCRECQSCKDGEEVYCDRDLVLPTYNAKDQNGKITFGGYSNNIVVDEAFTLHVPANLDLAATAPLLCAGITTYSPLKHWKVGPGSKVGIVGLGGLGHMALKFSHALGAQTIQFTTSNGKVDDAKRLGADEVILTKGEGWQAAHAKSFDFILDCVSAPHDIVPYLSLLKRDAVYCTVGIPSEPLRAPAFALAMGRKRVTGSASGGIKETQEMLEFCSKHNIVSDIEMTTFDKLEDAWNRVVKGDVKYRFVLDLKSL; from the coding sequence ATGACACCAACGCACGGATATGCCGTTCACTCTTCAACCACCGCAGCAGCGCCCTTCGACTTCGAACGCCGCAAGCTTGGCTCTTCAGACGTTCTCATCGACATCGAGTTTTGTGGCGTCTGCCATACGGACATTCATCAAGCCCGCAATGATTGGGGTAACGCGATCTATCCGATGGTTCCGGGGCACGAGATCGTTGGGACCGTCAGCGCAATTGGCTCATCTGTTACGAAATTCAAGGTGGGTGACAAGGCAGCGGTCGGAACATTCGTCGACTCCTGCCGGGAATGCCAATCCTGTAAAGATGGCGAAGAGGTCTACTGCGATCGCGATCTCGTACTCCCGACCTACAACGCTAAGGATCAAAACGGCAAGATTACGTTCGGTGGCTACTCCAACAACATCGTTGTGGATGAAGCCTTCACACTCCATGTTCCCGCAAACCTGGACTTGGCGGCGACCGCACCCTTACTCTGTGCCGGCATCACGACCTATTCACCACTCAAGCATTGGAAAGTCGGACCAGGCAGTAAGGTCGGCATTGTCGGTCTCGGCGGACTAGGGCACATGGCCTTGAAGTTCTCCCATGCTTTGGGTGCGCAGACTATTCAGTTCACCACTTCGAATGGCAAGGTGGACGACGCGAAGCGCCTCGGCGCTGACGAGGTGATTCTGACCAAAGGGGAGGGTTGGCAGGCCGCTCATGCCAAGTCGTTCGACTTCATCTTGGACTGTGTTTCTGCTCCTCACGATATCGTCCCTTACTTGTCTCTTTTGAAACGAGATGCCGTGTACTGCACGGTAGGAATTCCGTCCGAGCCGCTGCGGGCCCCCGCATTCGCATTGGCGATGGGGCGGAAACGCGTGACCGGTTCGGCGTCGGGCGGGATCAAAGAGACGCAGGAGATGCTGGAGTTTTGCTCCAAGCACAACATCGTCTCGGACATCGAAATGACGACCTTCGACAAGCTCGAAGACGCCTGGAATCGCGTCGTCAAGGGTGACGTCAAGTACCGCTTTGTTCTGGACTTGAAGTCGCTCTAA
- a CDS encoding universal stress protein — protein MATDLCQNSKLALKFARGIADRFGSDLGTLHVFEFGPHGQAVEALDHIPSRERKIAQRSLEIFNADTGYPGIAADVVVAETSVTSAIIKFLDERSIDMLVIGTEGMRKGVAHFLLGSKTEALMFNSRHLVLAVGRKVLEASERRLRFGRVIYVSDFSAASIPAATYAFELARAFGVQADLYQIVPEAARNSEAQIADAAAEFCRQLRASNPALPSAWFDVDAEISRIVSERDLMAATRESSNLIVLGVQPASFLRRHVHTSFAYRLLENAASPILTVPVDALTSLFQISEAATSTGAGTSVTR, from the coding sequence TTGGCGACAGACCTCTGCCAGAATTCAAAGCTGGCACTGAAGTTCGCCCGGGGAATCGCTGACCGCTTTGGCAGTGATCTCGGCACATTACACGTGTTTGAATTCGGACCTCACGGTCAAGCTGTTGAGGCGCTCGATCATATACCGAGTCGAGAGCGCAAGATCGCTCAACGGTCGCTGGAAATTTTCAACGCGGATACGGGCTATCCAGGTATCGCAGCGGACGTTGTTGTCGCCGAGACCTCCGTCACCTCCGCAATCATCAAGTTCCTAGACGAGCGATCGATTGACATGCTGGTTATCGGTACCGAAGGAATGCGGAAAGGAGTTGCGCACTTTCTGCTGGGCTCCAAGACGGAAGCGTTGATGTTTAATTCTAGGCACCTCGTTTTAGCGGTGGGCCGGAAAGTTCTCGAAGCCTCTGAGCGAAGGCTCCGATTTGGCCGGGTCATCTACGTCTCAGACTTTAGTGCCGCCTCGATCCCTGCTGCAACGTACGCATTCGAGCTTGCCAGAGCGTTCGGCGTGCAGGCCGACCTATATCAGATCGTTCCAGAGGCCGCTAGAAACAGCGAAGCGCAGATCGCCGATGCCGCGGCAGAGTTTTGTCGCCAACTCAGGGCTTCCAATCCGGCGCTTCCATCGGCATGGTTTGACGTGGATGCTGAGATCTCCAGGATCGTCTCGGAGCGCGACCTGATGGCAGCCACACGGGAGTCCTCGAATCTCATTGTGCTCGGAGTTCAGCCCGCTTCTTTCTTACGGCGGCATGTGCACACGAGCTTTGCCTATCGTCTGCTCGAGAATGCTGCATCTCCAATCTTGACGGTCCCAGTCGACGCATTGACAAGCCTCTTTCAGATTTCCGAAGCAGCAACTTCCACAGGAGCAGGGACCAGTGTCACGCGCTGA
- a CDS encoding quinone oxidoreductase family protein: MRKIIVLNVGAPSVLEVTEVATPQISAGQALVRVEVAGINFLDVYQRQGVISAPRPFTPGFEGVGTVIEAGAGDAAPRPGARVAWINNFGSYADVVLVPFDQLIPIPQDFAISAGLLFQGVTAQYLIREYRTIAPSDVVLVHSAAGGVGQVLVQWAKHLGARVIATASTDKKLEIARKLGADTLINYSRESFREKVLDATEGHGADLVFDAVGAKTFSESVASLAPRGTAVSYGFASGAPGPVEMEALIHKAARVAAGSVFAYISNPSEMRRRASEVLRGIEDGWLRPSRVQTFTLEDAPEAHRLLEGRFSDGKLALIPQGQQT, translated from the coding sequence ATGCGCAAAATTATTGTTTTAAATGTTGGTGCACCATCTGTACTTGAAGTCACGGAAGTGGCGACGCCACAGATTTCTGCTGGTCAAGCGCTCGTACGTGTAGAAGTAGCTGGCATCAATTTCTTAGACGTTTACCAGAGACAGGGTGTAATCAGCGCGCCGCGTCCCTTTACCCCAGGATTCGAAGGCGTCGGCACGGTGATTGAAGCAGGGGCTGGTGACGCGGCGCCCCGTCCCGGTGCGAGAGTTGCGTGGATCAACAATTTCGGCTCGTATGCGGACGTGGTGTTGGTCCCTTTTGATCAGCTGATACCGATACCTCAAGACTTCGCTATCAGCGCAGGACTGCTATTCCAAGGTGTGACTGCGCAGTATTTGATTCGCGAGTACAGGACGATCGCGCCGTCCGATGTGGTCCTGGTTCATTCTGCCGCAGGAGGAGTAGGACAGGTACTGGTGCAGTGGGCGAAGCATCTCGGCGCACGCGTTATCGCGACAGCATCCACCGACAAGAAGTTGGAGATTGCGCGCAAGCTAGGTGCCGATACCCTCATCAATTACTCTCGGGAATCATTTCGAGAGAAGGTTCTGGATGCCACCGAAGGTCACGGTGCGGACTTGGTATTTGATGCGGTTGGCGCGAAGACCTTCAGTGAATCGGTTGCTTCGCTCGCTCCTCGCGGGACGGCAGTGTCCTACGGGTTCGCCTCTGGCGCGCCTGGCCCAGTAGAGATGGAGGCACTGATCCATAAAGCGGCGCGTGTCGCCGCTGGATCAGTCTTTGCCTACATCAGCAATCCCTCGGAAATGCGCCGTAGAGCGTCCGAGGTCCTGCGCGGTATCGAAGATGGCTGGCTCCGTCCAAGCCGTGTTCAAACATTCACCCTCGAGGATGCGCCTGAAGCTCATCGGCTTCTGGAAGGCCGGTTCAGCGACGGAAAATTGGCGCTCATCCCTCAAGGACAGCAAACCTAA
- a CDS encoding GMC family oxidoreductase encodes MNNKTDQPQTSESESLMSRVEGNQASLRSNLRAHYDFIVCGSGSSGSVVARRLAEIDGASVLLLEAGGIDDLPAVEEANQWTSNLGSDRDWAFKTQPIPQLNDRSLVLSTGKVLGGGSSINVMIWSRGHKSDWDYFAEASGDAAWNYDSVLCQYKRIEDWHGTPDPSHRGTGGLVFVQPAPNPHPMAVAMVDGAKSVGIPTFDSPNGIMMEGDGGASIVDTRLRDGKRLSVFRTYVLPFMDRPNLTVVPNALVTKVLFQGKRASGIEVVLEGKALRIGAEREVVLSMGAFHTPKILMQSGIGDETELQRHGIPVIQHLPGVGQNFQDHVGAASCIWESERDVVVRNNGCEATFFCKSDPSVPTPDLQPCQLEFPFGSPEIANRYSLPQRGWSLYAGLVRPKSRGYIRLTGPGPLDPLQIQPNTLEHPDDLQALMRSVEICQEIGNSPSLRAFSKREVAPGKLTRQEMDQFVRNSTLTYWHQTSTAKMGHDSMSVVDSRLRVYGIQNLRIADASIMPRVTTGNTMAPCVVIGERAGELIKHDHACT; translated from the coding sequence TTGAACAACAAAACCGATCAGCCGCAAACGTCTGAATCCGAATCGCTCATGAGTCGGGTAGAAGGCAATCAAGCCAGTTTGAGGTCGAACTTGCGAGCCCACTACGACTTTATTGTTTGTGGATCCGGATCATCCGGGTCGGTCGTGGCTCGTCGACTCGCTGAAATTGACGGGGCAAGTGTCCTACTGTTGGAGGCCGGCGGAATTGACGACCTGCCTGCAGTTGAAGAAGCCAACCAGTGGACCTCGAACCTTGGGTCTGACCGAGATTGGGCTTTCAAAACACAACCTATTCCGCAGCTGAACGATCGGTCGCTCGTGCTTTCTACCGGCAAAGTACTGGGCGGTGGATCGAGCATCAATGTAATGATTTGGTCTCGCGGTCACAAGAGTGACTGGGATTACTTCGCCGAAGCGTCCGGGGATGCAGCTTGGAACTACGACTCCGTACTTTGCCAGTACAAGCGCATCGAAGATTGGCACGGCACGCCCGATCCTAGTCACCGTGGAACCGGCGGACTCGTATTTGTACAGCCTGCACCGAATCCACATCCGATGGCCGTGGCGATGGTCGATGGAGCAAAGAGCGTTGGCATCCCAACATTCGATAGTCCCAACGGAATCATGATGGAAGGTGACGGTGGTGCCTCCATCGTCGACACGAGACTTCGGGACGGGAAGCGTCTTTCCGTCTTTCGCACATACGTTCTTCCTTTTATGGATCGCCCAAATCTGACCGTCGTTCCAAATGCGCTAGTCACCAAAGTGTTGTTTCAAGGAAAGCGAGCGAGCGGCATTGAAGTCGTCCTCGAAGGCAAGGCGTTACGGATTGGAGCGGAGCGCGAAGTCGTCTTGTCAATGGGTGCGTTCCATACACCCAAAATCTTGATGCAGTCCGGTATTGGAGATGAGACGGAACTCCAGCGCCACGGAATCCCGGTCATTCAACACCTTCCAGGCGTTGGGCAGAACTTCCAGGATCACGTTGGAGCGGCAAGTTGCATCTGGGAGTCAGAGCGAGATGTTGTTGTCCGGAATAACGGCTGCGAAGCAACATTCTTCTGCAAGAGCGACCCATCTGTCCCGACTCCCGATCTACAACCATGTCAACTGGAATTTCCATTTGGGAGCCCAGAAATAGCCAACCGGTACTCACTGCCACAACGCGGTTGGTCTTTATATGCCGGGCTCGTTCGACCCAAGAGCAGAGGGTACATCAGGTTGACCGGACCGGGTCCATTGGACCCATTGCAAATCCAACCAAACACGTTGGAGCATCCCGACGATCTTCAGGCACTCATGCGGAGCGTGGAGATCTGTCAGGAGATCGGCAACTCGCCTTCTCTTCGAGCGTTTTCTAAACGCGAAGTTGCCCCCGGAAAACTCACCAGACAAGAGATGGACCAGTTTGTGAGGAACTCCACCCTGACGTACTGGCACCAGACGTCGACGGCCAAGATGGGCCACGACTCCATGTCGGTTGTCGACAGCCGCCTGAGAGTCTATGGCATCCAGAATCTCCGCATTGCGGACGCTTCCATTATGCCGCGCGTGACGACGGGGAACACCATGGCGCCATGCGTCGTTATTGGAGAACGTGCAGGCGAACTAATCAAGCACGACCACGCTTGCACCTGA
- a CDS encoding pirin family protein, whose amino-acid sequence MNVILESRRVVRIDSPSVQGGMNDKHRVRPLISPGNWVETDPFLLLMEDWFPKGVFDPHPHRGMETVTYVLEGRIEHYDNHGHMGTIAAGDAMWMTAGKGVIHNEQPVDGQTVHALQLWINLRSEEKQVSAHLQTLHAVAMPVRKEPGVEARVFSGRSGTTEAPTTNHTPVMMVELRLGPDAEIQHEIPPGFNAFVVLLEGNARVCSPTVNVRAGQIAWFTQSENVSAAFLSADDHGLRALLFAGKPLREPVAARGPFVMSTEEELLVGFRDYRSQGEQFGL is encoded by the coding sequence ATGAATGTCATTCTCGAATCACGACGCGTAGTTCGTATAGACAGTCCTTCAGTGCAGGGGGGAATGAACGATAAGCATCGCGTTCGTCCCCTCATCTCTCCAGGTAATTGGGTTGAGACGGACCCCTTTCTCTTGCTAATGGAAGACTGGTTTCCCAAAGGAGTGTTTGATCCGCATCCGCACCGGGGGATGGAGACAGTTACATATGTACTCGAGGGTCGCATAGAGCACTATGACAACCACGGTCACATGGGAACCATCGCTGCGGGAGACGCGATGTGGATGACCGCAGGTAAGGGTGTGATCCACAATGAACAGCCAGTAGATGGTCAAACAGTTCATGCGTTGCAACTTTGGATCAATTTGCGGAGCGAAGAGAAACAAGTCTCCGCTCATTTGCAGACGCTCCACGCCGTAGCTATGCCCGTTCGAAAAGAACCTGGAGTCGAAGCACGCGTCTTTTCCGGAAGGTCCGGTACAACGGAAGCCCCAACGACCAATCACACCCCCGTCATGATGGTCGAGCTGCGGCTTGGCCCTGACGCGGAGATCCAGCATGAGATACCGCCGGGATTCAACGCGTTCGTCGTGCTTCTTGAGGGTAACGCCAGAGTGTGTTCCCCCACTGTAAATGTCAGGGCGGGCCAGATCGCTTGGTTCACACAAAGCGAGAACGTGAGCGCCGCATTCCTAAGCGCAGACGATCACGGATTGAGGGCCCTTCTTTTTGCGGGAAAACCTCTTCGTGAACCCGTTGCTGCTCGTGGCCCTTTCGTCATGAGTACCGAAGAAGAACTCCTCGTTGGATTTCGAGACTATCGATCTCAGGGGGAGCAATTCGGGTTGTGA